In Jeotgalibaca arthritidis, a single genomic region encodes these proteins:
- a CDS encoding putative polysaccharide biosynthesis protein, giving the protein MKNKQLKSMMNGAVLLSVASLVAKILSAVYRVPFQNMVGNTGFYVYQQVYPIYGIGMTFALSGFPVFFSKAIAEAVDPLDHQRLMKQSLLILSTFSALVFMGIYLFASPIAALMGDSQLIPIIQSVSWMFLFMPLLATLRGYFQGTYRMEPTAISQVTEQLVRVVVILIAAYWFTQTGTDLYAMGASAMSGASWGAALALVVLLMAAKKNDHPLLLASKSQSVRKGLFQLTKRYATEGLTICLLTSILVLFQLIDSFSLYKGLVESGIDADTAKSLKGIYDRGQPLVQLGMVVGTGFSASFIPMLTQAFVSRQADRFQYAAKSLIRITLTLSLAATVGLLAILPEVNQMLFGDRSGQVVLAIYVMAIAAASLVMAFHSILQSENQYRLTLYALAIGLVVKLALNSWLVSSLGTLGASIATLTGLVIMAIFLASKLSLSMTQLWRTDHFLLKLVGGAGMLYITAVMTKWVLTSLLFQSDSRSQASIVALLTVVIGVIVFVVYILRVQLFTIREWLSLPFGKKLLKKGVKG; this is encoded by the coding sequence ATGAAAAATAAACAACTAAAATCAATGATGAATGGTGCAGTTTTGCTTTCGGTGGCATCACTCGTTGCCAAAATTTTGAGTGCTGTTTACCGTGTTCCGTTTCAAAATATGGTAGGCAATACGGGTTTTTATGTTTACCAACAAGTTTATCCGATTTATGGGATTGGGATGACGTTTGCTTTATCAGGGTTTCCTGTCTTTTTCTCTAAGGCAATAGCAGAAGCAGTTGACCCATTAGACCACCAGCGACTTATGAAACAGAGTTTGCTTATTTTATCCACTTTTTCAGCGCTCGTATTTATGGGCATATATCTATTTGCTAGCCCGATTGCAGCTTTAATGGGAGATAGTCAATTGATACCGATTATTCAATCGGTGTCCTGGATGTTTTTATTTATGCCACTATTAGCGACATTAAGAGGATATTTTCAAGGGACTTATCGAATGGAACCAACTGCCATTTCTCAAGTTACGGAGCAGTTAGTTCGTGTTGTCGTTATTTTAATTGCCGCTTATTGGTTTACCCAAACGGGGACTGACTTATATGCCATGGGAGCATCGGCTATGAGTGGGGCAAGTTGGGGAGCTGCGTTAGCTTTAGTTGTCCTATTAATGGCGGCTAAGAAAAATGACCACCCCTTATTATTAGCTAGCAAGTCGCAATCGGTAAGAAAAGGCTTGTTCCAATTAACGAAGCGCTATGCGACAGAGGGCTTGACGATCTGCCTTTTAACATCCATTTTAGTCTTATTTCAACTCATTGATTCCTTTTCTCTCTATAAAGGATTGGTTGAAAGTGGTATCGATGCGGATACTGCTAAGTCATTAAAAGGGATTTACGATAGAGGGCAGCCTCTTGTTCAATTGGGGATGGTAGTGGGGACAGGTTTTTCCGCTAGTTTTATACCGATGTTAACTCAAGCCTTTGTCAGTAGACAAGCTGATCGTTTTCAATATGCAGCCAAATCACTGATTCGGATTACGCTAACACTATCGCTTGCAGCGACTGTTGGCTTACTGGCTATTCTTCCAGAAGTGAATCAGATGTTATTTGGAGACCGGAGCGGACAAGTGGTGTTGGCGATTTATGTGATGGCTATTGCTGCAGCCTCATTAGTCATGGCTTTTCACTCCATTTTACAAAGTGAAAACCAATACCGTCTAACCTTATATGCACTGGCGATTGGGCTAGTGGTGAAATTAGCGTTGAATAGTTGGTTAGTTAGCAGCTTGGGAACGCTGGGGGCAAGTATAGCAACCTTGACGGGGTTAGTCATCATGGCTATATTCTTAGCGAGTAAGTTATCGTTATCCATGACACAATTGTGGAGAACCGACCACTTTCTACTAAAATTAGTGGGTGGTGCTGGAATGTTGTATATAACCGCCGTTATGACTAAGTGGGTGCTGACCAGTTTGTTATTCCAATCAGATTCTCGCAGCCAAGCAAGTATCGTTGCGTTATTAACCGTAGTAATCGGTGTTATCGTATTTGTTGTTTATATCTTAAGAGTTCAGCTCTTTACAATTAGAGAATGGCTATCACTCCCATTCGGAAAGAAATTATTGAAAAAAGGAGTCAAAGGATGA